DNA sequence from the Tissierella sp. MB52-C2 genome:
AAGCAGGGGTTCCATTTTTCAGCATATCAGGTTCAGATTTCGTAGAAATGTTTGTAGGTGTTGGTGCAAGTAGAGTTAGAGATTTATTTGAACAAGCAAAGAAAAATGCACCTTGTATAGTATTTATAGATGAGATTGATGCCGTAGGTAGAAGAAGAGGAGCAGGTCTTGGTGGTGGCCATGACGAAAGAGAGCAGACTCTAAATCAACTTTTAGTTGAAATGGATGGATTTGCTACTAATGAAGGTATTATTGTTATGGCAGCAACCAATAGAGCTGATATACTTGATCCTGCATTACTTCGTCCAGGTAGATTTGATAGAACTGTTTATGTTGGAGTTCCTGATGTAAAAGGTAGAGAAGAAATATTAAAAGTTCATACCAAGAATAAACCATTGGATTCAGATGTTGATTTAGGGGTAGTTGCTAAGAGGACAGTAGGATTTACGCCTGCAGACTTGGAAAATTTAGTAAATGAAGCGGCACTTCTTTCAGCTAGATATAATTTAAAAACAATACCTATGTATTTAATAGAAGAAGCGTCTATAAAAGTTCAAGCAGGTCCTGAGAAGAAATCTAAAGTTGTAAGTGAAAAGGAAAGAAGACTTACTGCATACCATGAGGCAGGTCATGCTCTTACTTCTAGACTTACTCCAGATACAGATCCAGTTCACATGGTAACTATTATTCCGAGAGGAATGGCTGGTGGATTTACAGCTTATATCCCAGAGGAAGATAGAAGCTTTCTAACTAAAAAACAAATGGAAGCTAGATTAGTTACTCTTCTAGGTGGAAGAGTGGCAGAGGCCTTAGTTCTAGGAGATATAAGTACAGGAGCTCAAAACGATATTGAAAGAGCAACTAAAATTGCTAGATCCATGGTTACACACTATGGCATGAGTAAAAAACTTGGACCTATGACTTATGGTACTGATGATGAGGAAGTATTCGTAGGTAGGGATTTTGGCAGAGCTAGAGATTATAGTGAAGATGTGGCAGCTGCCATAGATAAGGAAATGAGAGAGTTAATAGATACTGCATATAATCAAGCAGAAAAATTATTAGAAGAAAATATGGATAAACTTCATAAAATAGCAGAAGCTTTACTAGAAAAAGAGACAATAGATGGTAAAGAATTTGAAGAAATATTTATGAGTGCATAAAAGTAGGTAATCCCTTTTAAGGGAGCCTACTTTTTATTTGATCAAAATTCAACAAATCTTCAAAAACACTTTACAGATTTGTTGAAATACTATATAATAATGTTTAATAATTCTAAATATTTGGTAAATGCTGCTTTATTTATGGCAAAATGGTTACCCCAGTTTGCAAAGTAAATAAAACCCAGTATTAATGGTTTAATATTGCCATTAATACTGGGTTTTTTTATTAATATAGAAAGGAGGAATAGTATTTATCCATAATCAATAATCTTTAATATAAACTGAAAAGATAGGAGGGGTATTAATGTCAAAACTCAAAAAAATGAAATTATTTCAAAAGATTTTTATTGGATTGTTTTTAGGCGTTATAGTAGGTGCTATTTTATCGGCTATAGGGAAAGATGAAACTTTTGTAGTAACTTTATTGCCTTGGTTAGGTCTTTTGGGAGATATATTTTTAAGATTAATTAGAATGGTAGTAGTTCCTTTAGTACTTTTCTCAATAATTAGCGGTGTTTCAAATTTAACAGAAATTAAGAAGCTTAGAAGTATAGGAACTAAGACTATAATATTCTTTTTAGTAACAGGATTTCTTTCCATAGGAACAGGTCTTTTAATGGCCAATATATTTAAACCAGGCGCAGGGTTAAAAATTGCCGAATTAGGAGCTGACGTAGTAGAAATGAAAGAACTTCCTACAATATTTGATTCTATATTAGGGCTATTTCCAGCAAATATATTTGAATCTTTAGCTCAAGGAGAGATGTTACATATAATTTCTTTCGGTATCTTTGTTGGAGCTGGACTATTAATTATGGGTGAGAGGGCAAAGCCTATTGTTGATTTAGTAGATAGATGTTCGGAAATGATGTATAAAGTAGTTGACATTGTAATACAATTTACTCCGATTGGAGTGTTTGGACTTATGGCAAAAGCAGTAGCTACCTTTGGTGTAGGAATATTTGGACCTGTATTTAAGTTTATTCTAGTTGATTATGGAGCAAATATATTTAATATAGCAGTCTGGTATTCTTTAATACTATATTTCATAGCTAAGGTAAATCCATTGACTTTTTATAAGAAAGCATTTCAACCTTGGGTCATAGCATTCAGTACATGTAGCAGTGCGGCAGCCCTTCCAGTGACTATGAAGGTTGGTACTGATGAGTTGGGAATTCCAAAGGAAACGGCTAGTTTTATCTTACCTTTAGGAGCTACCGCAAATATGAATGGCACAGGGATTTATTTTGGAATAGTAGTAATATTTGCAGCTCAGTTATATGGTATACCAGTTTCACTTACTCAACAGATAATGTTGGTATTTACAGCTACAATGTTATCCATAGGATGTGCAGCAGCACCTCAGACGGGGCTAATTATATCAATAGCACTCTTAACGAGTTTAGGGATTCCATTAGATGGGATAGCATTAATAGCGGGAGTCTATAGAATTGTAGATCAAATTCATACTTCTACTAATGCTTTAGGAGATTTAGTAGTTGGGGTTGCAGTCTCGTCTTTAGAAAGAGATTTAGATATGGAGACATTTAACGGAAAAGGTATGTTTTCAGCAAATAAAGACATTAGTTAATATCAAATATGAATTGAATATCTTAAAGGGGGAATTTTCGTGAGTTTAAATAAAGCACCTAAAAATAATGTATTTTATAGAAATCAAAACTGGATTTATCCTAAAATTGAAAAAGGA
Encoded proteins:
- the ftsH gene encoding ATP-dependent zinc metalloprotease FtsH, translated to MKRFFKSISMYLLIVIIIMFLVTTLGNDVEQIKTIDVTELVEHLNNNDVESIKIVGREATGKLRDKTQFMTILPTQMQDTFFDNYLKDKVDNKEIALSSDLEPTQPFWISIIPTILTVLVIGVFWFVFMQQSQGGGGGKVMSFGKSRARLHNQDDGKIITFADVAGLEEEKEELKEIVDFLRTPRKYIEIGARIPTGVLMVGPPGTGKTYLSKAVAGEAGVPFFSISGSDFVEMFVGVGASRVRDLFEQAKKNAPCIVFIDEIDAVGRRRGAGLGGGHDEREQTLNQLLVEMDGFATNEGIIVMAATNRADILDPALLRPGRFDRTVYVGVPDVKGREEILKVHTKNKPLDSDVDLGVVAKRTVGFTPADLENLVNEAALLSARYNLKTIPMYLIEEASIKVQAGPEKKSKVVSEKERRLTAYHEAGHALTSRLTPDTDPVHMVTIIPRGMAGGFTAYIPEEDRSFLTKKQMEARLVTLLGGRVAEALVLGDISTGAQNDIERATKIARSMVTHYGMSKKLGPMTYGTDDEEVFVGRDFGRARDYSEDVAAAIDKEMRELIDTAYNQAEKLLEENMDKLHKIAEALLEKETIDGKEFEEIFMSA
- a CDS encoding dicarboxylate/amino acid:cation symporter, yielding MSKLKKMKLFQKIFIGLFLGVIVGAILSAIGKDETFVVTLLPWLGLLGDIFLRLIRMVVVPLVLFSIISGVSNLTEIKKLRSIGTKTIIFFLVTGFLSIGTGLLMANIFKPGAGLKIAELGADVVEMKELPTIFDSILGLFPANIFESLAQGEMLHIISFGIFVGAGLLIMGERAKPIVDLVDRCSEMMYKVVDIVIQFTPIGVFGLMAKAVATFGVGIFGPVFKFILVDYGANIFNIAVWYSLILYFIAKVNPLTFYKKAFQPWVIAFSTCSSAAALPVTMKVGTDELGIPKETASFILPLGATANMNGTGIYFGIVVIFAAQLYGIPVSLTQQIMLVFTATMLSIGCAAAPQTGLIISIALLTSLGIPLDGIALIAGVYRIVDQIHTSTNALGDLVVGVAVSSLERDLDMETFNGKGMFSANKDIS